In a single window of the Phycisphaerales bacterium genome:
- a CDS encoding DUF5009 domain-containing protein, whose product MVTTPLVAATAPPASERLAALDAFRGLTIAGMILVNNPGSWRHIYGPLGHAQWHGWTPTDLVFPFFLFIVGVALTFSLRRRTAVTPDRSAVWMQIVRRSVLIFLLGLFMAAFPDFRLLNKVRAGTTEASWVLVALSLFRLALPYILAITGIALVASAGARQAAPHTTAGGVRRISGWALMALALAAFVFDFAYFRETGLRIPGVLQRIALCYFFAALVVLLCSVRTQVVLSAGLLLGYWGVVTWVPPPTGFTAKVEGAEGLLHEWLDSQFLAGHLYRDRPDPEGLLSTLPAIVTVLCGALTGRWLQTTRDTTSKLVGLFVAANLLLLVGLWWGLSFPINKKIWTSSYVLLTAGLALHFLAMGIWLVDLRGRRAWTWPLVVFGSNAIVVYVASSVVAKILGGVRLADNQTSLKAWLYDHFFASWAGPLNGSLLFAVAYVAVWLLPMIVLYRRRILIRV is encoded by the coding sequence ATGGTTACCACGCCGCTTGTCGCCGCAACTGCGCCCCCCGCGTCCGAGCGGCTCGCCGCCCTGGACGCATTCCGTGGACTGACGATCGCCGGGATGATACTGGTCAACAATCCCGGCAGTTGGCGCCATATCTATGGACCGCTCGGGCACGCGCAGTGGCACGGCTGGACCCCGACCGACCTCGTCTTTCCCTTCTTTCTCTTCATAGTAGGCGTCGCCCTCACTTTCTCACTCCGCCGCCGCACCGCGGTTACTCCCGACCGAAGCGCTGTGTGGATGCAGATAGTGCGTCGCAGCGTTCTGATCTTCCTGCTCGGCCTGTTCATGGCGGCGTTTCCGGACTTCCGCCTGCTGAACAAGGTTCGCGCCGGCACGACCGAGGCGTCGTGGGTGCTCGTCGCACTTTCGCTTTTCCGCTTAGCGCTGCCCTACATTCTTGCGATCACGGGTATTGCCCTGGTCGCTTCCGCCGGTGCGCGCCAGGCAGCGCCGCACACAACCGCTGGCGGGGTGCGGCGCATCTCCGGCTGGGCGCTCATGGCACTGGCACTTGCCGCGTTCGTCTTCGACTTCGCTTACTTCCGGGAAACCGGTCTGCGGATTCCCGGTGTACTGCAGCGCATCGCGCTCTGCTACTTCTTTGCCGCGCTGGTGGTACTCCTCTGCAGTGTGCGCACCCAGGTCGTGCTCTCGGCTGGGTTACTGCTGGGATACTGGGGTGTGGTCACGTGGGTGCCGCCTCCGACTGGATTCACGGCTAAGGTGGAGGGAGCGGAGGGGCTTCTGCATGAATGGCTTGATTCACAATTTCTCGCCGGGCACCTCTATCGCGACCGGCCAGATCCCGAAGGGCTGCTCAGCACGCTCCCCGCGATCGTCACCGTGCTTTGCGGCGCGCTCACCGGCCGCTGGCTTCAGACCACGCGCGACACCACGTCCAAGCTCGTCGGCCTCTTCGTAGCGGCCAACCTGCTGCTGCTGGTCGGACTGTGGTGGGGTCTTTCATTCCCGATCAACAAGAAGATCTGGACCAGCTCCTATGTGCTGCTGACCGCGGGATTGGCGCTGCACTTTCTTGCGATGGGCATCTGGCTGGTGGACCTGCGCGGCCGGCGGGCGTGGACATGGCCGCTTGTAGTGTTCGGCAGCAACGCCATCGTGGTCTACGTCGCATCGAGCGTGGTCGCCAAGATCCTCGGCGGCGTACGGCTCGCCGACAACCAGACCAGTCTGAAGGCCTGGTTGTATGACCACTTCTTCGCAAGCTGGGCGGGGCCGCTGAACGGTTCACTGCTCTTCGCGGTCGCGTATGTCGCGGTGTGGTTGCTACCCATGATCGTGCTGTACCGCCGCCGGATCTTGATCAGGGTTTGA
- a CDS encoding polysaccharide deacetylase family protein produces MILVSQVRMCGVLLTLLGPLGGCAAPAFRTKQIPATVNWTFDHGAPVRGDVTGKQLALVFTGGHYGEGTASILDTLRQHAAPAGFFLTGDYLAQPEYRALVPRMLREGHYVGPHSHAHLLYCAWEDRAKTLVEAADFRADLCRNIADLRACGALPAGEPIFFIPPYEWYNSDQVRWAKDAGIILFNFTPGSGSNRDWIPEDHPRFVTSAQILADILAYEHRDPHGLNGFLLLLHLGSQRADKLHPQLDPLLVELKQRGYEFVRVDRLLSAADGG; encoded by the coding sequence ATGATCTTGGTTTCACAAGTGCGGATGTGTGGTGTGCTGCTCACACTGCTCGGTCCGCTGGGTGGCTGCGCGGCGCCGGCATTCCGCACGAAGCAGATTCCGGCCACGGTAAACTGGACCTTTGACCACGGCGCACCGGTCCGTGGTGACGTCACCGGGAAACAACTCGCGCTCGTCTTTACGGGTGGCCATTACGGCGAGGGAACGGCGTCCATTCTTGACACACTGCGGCAACACGCCGCACCAGCGGGGTTCTTCCTCACCGGTGACTACCTCGCCCAACCAGAGTACCGCGCGCTGGTGCCGCGCATGCTCCGGGAAGGGCACTATGTCGGCCCGCATTCGCACGCCCATCTGCTGTACTGCGCCTGGGAGGACCGGGCAAAGACGCTGGTGGAGGCGGCGGATTTTCGTGCCGATCTGTGCCGGAACATCGCGGATTTGCGCGCGTGTGGCGCGCTGCCTGCGGGTGAACCGATCTTCTTCATTCCACCCTACGAATGGTACAACTCGGACCAGGTGCGCTGGGCAAAGGACGCCGGCATCATCCTCTTCAACTTCACGCCCGGAAGTGGCTCCAATCGGGACTGGATTCCGGAAGATCACCCCCGCTTCGTGACATCAGCGCAGATTCTCGCCGACATTCTTGCCTACGAGCACCGCGACCCGCATGGTCTCAACGGATTCCTCCTGCTCCTGCACCTTGGATCACAGCGTGCGGACAAGCTGCATCCGCAACTCGATCCGCTGCTTGTCGAGCTGAAGCAGCGTGGGTACGAGTTCGTGCGGGTGGATCGGTTGCTGTCAGCGGCCGACGGCGGGTGA